The Deinococcus koreensis genome window below encodes:
- the gabT gene encoding 4-aminobutyrate--2-oxoglutarate transaminase — protein sequence MTVTTTRTQELLALRQSEIPRGVSNAHPIVAARAQGVRLWDIEGREYHDWVGGIGVLNVGHNHPAVVAAVQAQLSAFSHTCFQVTMYEPYLRLAQRLNARFPGDGPAKTIFLSTGAEATENAIKIARAHTNRPAVISFTHSFHGRTLMGMSLTGKKAYYAQNFGPFAPDVYHAPFPYEYRGVSVEAALEGLHELFRTTVDPSRVAAIILEPVLGEGGFLPVPTAFLKALRGICDEHGIVFIADEIQSGIGRTGSFWAIEHSGVKPDLLCFAKSIGGGLPLSGVTGKAEIMDAPSVGGLGGTYAGNPLACAAGLAVLDLFEDGTLLEHARTVGERLRAAFVELQAELPAIGDVRGTGPMIALEFVKDRESQAPDPEMASRVVEAARGRGLLLLKAGMYASVIRVLVPLTVTEEELEEGLARFTAAVREAGG from the coding sequence ATGACTGTCACCACCACCCGAACCCAGGAACTGCTCGCGCTGCGGCAGTCCGAGATCCCGCGCGGCGTCAGCAACGCGCATCCCATCGTGGCTGCCCGCGCCCAGGGGGTGCGCCTGTGGGATATCGAGGGCCGTGAATACCACGACTGGGTGGGCGGGATCGGCGTGCTGAACGTGGGGCACAACCATCCGGCGGTGGTCGCGGCGGTGCAGGCGCAGCTCTCGGCGTTCAGCCACACCTGTTTCCAGGTCACCATGTACGAGCCCTACCTGCGGCTCGCCCAGCGCCTGAACGCCCGCTTCCCCGGCGACGGCCCCGCCAAGACCATCTTCCTCTCGACCGGCGCCGAGGCCACCGAGAACGCCATCAAGATCGCGCGGGCCCACACGAACCGCCCCGCCGTCATCTCCTTCACGCACTCCTTCCACGGCCGCACCCTGATGGGCATGTCGCTGACCGGCAAGAAGGCGTACTACGCGCAGAATTTCGGCCCCTTCGCCCCCGACGTCTACCACGCGCCCTTTCCCTACGAGTACCGGGGAGTGAGCGTGGAAGCCGCGCTGGAGGGCCTGCACGAACTGTTCCGCACCACCGTCGACCCGTCGCGCGTGGCCGCGATCATCCTCGAACCCGTGCTGGGGGAGGGCGGTTTCCTGCCCGTGCCGACCGCGTTCCTGAAGGCGCTGCGGGGCATCTGCGACGAGCACGGCATCGTCTTCATCGCCGACGAGATCCAGAGCGGCATCGGGCGCACCGGCTCGTTCTGGGCCATCGAGCACAGCGGCGTGAAGCCCGACCTGCTGTGCTTCGCCAAGAGCATCGGCGGGGGCCTGCCCCTCAGCGGCGTGACCGGCAAGGCCGAGATCATGGACGCGCCCTCGGTCGGCGGCCTGGGCGGCACCTACGCCGGCAATCCGCTCGCCTGCGCGGCCGGGCTGGCGGTGCTGGATCTCTTCGAGGACGGCACGCTGCTGGAGCACGCTCGCACGGTGGGGGAGAGGCTGCGCGCCGCGTTCGTGGAGCTGCAGGCGGAGCTTCCGGCCATCGGGGACGTGCGCGGCACCGGGCCGATGATCGCCCTGGAATTCGTGAAAGACCGGGAGAGTCAGGCGCCCGATCCCGAGATGGCCTCGCGCGTGGTCGAGGCGGCGCGGGGGCGCGGCCTGCTGCTGCTCAAGGCCGGCATGTACGCTTCGGTGATTCGCGTGCTGGTGCCCCTGACGGTGACGGAGGAGGAGCTGGAGGAGGGACTGGCGAGGTTCACGGCGGCGGTGCGTGAGGCGGGGGGCTAA
- a CDS encoding aspartate aminotransferase family protein, with protein MPHIKLNTPIPGPQSIALQKRRAAAISSALGQANPVAIASAQGCFVTDVDGNTLIDLAGGIGMMAVGHNHPAVVAAVQAQVAQAIHPGALVTNFEAYPALAEKLNARTPGDFPKKTLLGNGGAEAVENAVKLARSYTGRQGVIVFEGAYHGRTNLTMSMTSKYGLFKKGFGPFAGEVYRLPFPNPYRAPEGLSAEGWIQWCCWNLDNALTAHIDASALACVVIEPVMGEGGFIPTPTKFLRKIRELCDRTGAVMIADEIQSGSGRTGKLFAIEHAGVVPDIVISAKSLGAGMPISAVTGRAEIMDAPHLGGVGSTYGGSPVACAAALAVLDVLTPEFMAHAQTVEHVIREVFEPLRGELPIGDIRGIGAMMVVEFVRDTHSKEPWMELVAATVPLVARRGVLLLRAGLYSNCLRFLPPLDIPEDVLREALGEVVEALREAHAGLRPPAAEAAQPVSA; from the coding sequence ATGCCCCACATCAAACTCAACACCCCCATCCCCGGCCCGCAGTCCATCGCCCTCCAGAAACGCCGCGCCGCCGCCATCTCGTCGGCGCTGGGGCAGGCGAACCCGGTCGCCATCGCCTCCGCGCAGGGCTGCTTTGTCACCGACGTGGACGGCAATACGCTGATCGACCTGGCAGGCGGCATCGGCATGATGGCGGTGGGACACAACCACCCGGCGGTTGTAGCGGCGGTGCAGGCGCAGGTCGCGCAGGCCATCCACCCCGGCGCGCTGGTGACCAACTTCGAGGCCTATCCCGCGCTGGCCGAGAAGCTCAACGCCCGCACGCCCGGCGACTTCCCCAAGAAGACCCTGCTGGGCAACGGCGGCGCGGAAGCCGTGGAGAACGCCGTGAAGCTGGCCCGCTCGTACACCGGGCGGCAAGGCGTGATCGTCTTCGAGGGCGCGTACCACGGGCGCACGAACCTGACCATGTCGATGACCTCCAAGTACGGCCTGTTCAAGAAAGGCTTCGGGCCGTTCGCCGGCGAGGTCTACCGCCTGCCCTTCCCGAACCCCTACCGCGCGCCCGAGGGCCTGAGCGCCGAGGGCTGGATCCAGTGGTGCTGCTGGAACCTCGACAATGCCCTGACCGCGCACATCGACGCCTCCGCGCTGGCCTGCGTGGTCATCGAACCCGTGATGGGCGAGGGCGGCTTCATTCCCACGCCCACGAAGTTTCTGCGGAAAATCCGCGAGCTGTGCGACCGCACCGGCGCCGTCATGATTGCCGACGAGATCCAGAGCGGCTCGGGGCGCACCGGGAAGCTGTTCGCCATCGAGCACGCGGGCGTGGTGCCCGATATCGTCATCAGCGCCAAGAGCCTGGGGGCCGGGATGCCGATCAGCGCCGTGACCGGCCGGGCCGAGATCATGGACGCGCCGCACCTCGGCGGGGTGGGCAGCACCTACGGCGGCTCGCCGGTCGCCTGCGCCGCCGCGCTGGCCGTGCTGGACGTCCTGACCCCCGAGTTCATGGCCCACGCCCAGACCGTCGAGCACGTGATCCGCGAGGTTTTCGAGCCCCTGCGCGGCGAGCTGCCCATCGGGGATATCCGGGGTATCGGCGCGATGATGGTCGTGGAATTCGTGAGGGACACGCACAGCAAGGAACCCTGGATGGAACTCGTGGCGGCCACGGTGCCGCTGGTCGCGCGCCGGGGTGTGCTGCTGCTGCGCGCCGGACTGTATTCCAACTGCCTGCGCTTCCTGCCGCCGCTGGACATCCCCGAGGACGTGCTGCGCGAGGCCCTGGGCGAGGTCGTGGAGGCGCTGCGCGAGGCCCACGCCGGCCTGCGCCCGCCCGCCGCCGAGGCTGCCCAGCCCGTCTCGGCATGA
- a CDS encoding nitrilase, whose translation MSVLARSFLGREVLAEREDGRYVVVQARAEDVAAMEGVQRACFPDLSEDEIATARHFLSHQHYFPEGQHVVLDVDTGEVVASSSDFRMNVDFARYAHPYLEETGDNLFSTHDPAGEWLYGADIGVHPAVRGQGLATLLYGARHGLIRRLNLRGHVAGAMPKGYCRVADHLSIEHYVMAVIRNELSDPVLSVQLKRGYGVWGIIPDYLEDESCGNYGVCIVWRNQEFLGDSKNHSEQSEKEGKGLPRNGGPSGAFPEGSQ comes from the coding sequence ATGAGCGTCCTGGCCCGCAGTTTCCTGGGCCGCGAGGTGCTGGCCGAGCGTGAGGACGGCCGCTACGTGGTCGTGCAGGCCCGCGCCGAGGACGTGGCCGCGATGGAGGGGGTGCAGCGCGCCTGCTTCCCCGATCTGAGTGAGGACGAGATCGCCACCGCGCGGCATTTCCTCTCGCACCAGCACTATTTCCCGGAAGGGCAACACGTCGTGCTGGACGTGGACACGGGCGAGGTCGTGGCCTCCAGCTCCGATTTCCGGATGAACGTGGATTTCGCCCGCTACGCGCACCCCTACCTGGAGGAGACCGGCGACAACCTGTTCAGCACGCACGACCCGGCCGGCGAGTGGCTGTACGGCGCCGACATCGGCGTGCATCCGGCGGTGCGCGGGCAGGGGCTGGCGACCCTGCTGTACGGCGCGCGGCATGGCCTGATCCGCCGCCTGAACCTGCGTGGGCACGTGGCGGGCGCGATGCCCAAGGGGTACTGCCGGGTGGCCGATCACCTGTCCATCGAGCACTACGTCATGGCGGTGATCCGCAACGAACTGAGCGACCCGGTGCTCAGCGTGCAGCTGAAGCGTGGCTACGGCGTGTGGGGCATCATCCCGGACTATCTGGAGGACGAGTCCTGCGGGAATTATGGGGTGTGTATCGTCTGGCGGAACCAGGAATTCCTGGGTGATTCGAAGAATCACTCCGAGCAGAGCGAGAAGGAAGGGAAAGGGCTTCCGCGCAATGGAGGGCCTTCCGGCGCTTTCCCGGAAGGCTCGCAATGA